Proteins encoded by one window of Paenibacillus sp. DCT19:
- the thiS gene encoding sulfur carrier protein ThiS, with translation MNIIVNGQRMEIEDRLNRVDKLLHSFDLHVKTVVVELNRQILTREHHETTHLKDGDRVEIVHFVGGG, from the coding sequence TTGAATATTATCGTCAATGGTCAACGGATGGAGATAGAAGACCGCTTGAACCGTGTAGATAAACTGCTGCACTCATTCGATCTTCATGTGAAAACTGTCGTTGTTGAGTTGAATCGCCAGATTCTTACTCGCGAACATCATGAGACGACCCATTTAAAAGATGGGGATCGGGTCGAAATTGTACATTTTGTAGGAGGGGGCTAA
- a CDS encoding FAD-binding oxidoreductase codes for MVNDGARVRRRSINRDLRKTLSRSRTNAGIHGKLHAETIVIGGGVIGCAIAYELAARGQDVLLLERARIAEGASCAAAGMIAADSEHFSSPMMANLATMSRQLLHEQCEQLSSLSGMHIGFQQNGFITPVRLEKDLNSDSTATAPRSITSEIWWDVIKAQQKAPWLSKNIYGAYYRPLECDVLPVNLTQAYAKSAQALGARIIEGVHHVNLRVDANGVQGVETSIGTMTCRNVIVANGLQGEVLMKQAGLQLPTMPVKGEIAAVQFSDHSGQLAPDKTVYAEDIYIVPKANGEVWIGATVLQGNLIYMFQLPGYKNCLNVLPAGYLALQKLSLYGHGPE; via the coding sequence ATGGTGAACGATGGAGCGAGAGTTCGGAGACGAAGCATTAACCGAGATTTACGTAAAACATTGTCTCGCAGTAGAACCAATGCTGGAATCCACGGAAAGCTTCATGCAGAAACAATTGTGATTGGTGGGGGCGTGATTGGTTGTGCAATTGCTTATGAGCTTGCAGCACGAGGACAAGATGTTCTTCTGCTTGAACGTGCGCGGATTGCAGAGGGTGCATCTTGTGCAGCGGCTGGAATGATTGCAGCAGATAGTGAGCATTTTTCTTCACCTATGATGGCGAACTTGGCAACCATGAGCAGACAACTTCTGCATGAGCAGTGCGAACAACTGAGCTCCCTGAGTGGGATGCATATTGGGTTTCAACAAAATGGTTTTATTACTCCTGTGCGTTTGGAAAAAGATTTAAACAGCGATTCCACTGCTACAGCACCACGATCAATCACGTCTGAAATTTGGTGGGATGTTATCAAGGCACAACAAAAGGCTCCATGGTTAAGCAAAAATATTTATGGTGCCTACTATCGACCGCTGGAATGTGACGTTCTACCTGTTAATTTGACTCAAGCTTATGCAAAATCAGCTCAGGCACTCGGAGCACGGATTATTGAAGGCGTGCATCATGTTAATCTTCGAGTGGATGCAAACGGAGTACAAGGCGTGGAAACTTCAATTGGAACGATGACATGTCGCAATGTCATTGTTGCTAATGGTTTGCAAGGGGAAGTGTTAATGAAGCAGGCTGGGCTTCAATTGCCGACTATGCCGGTCAAAGGCGAAATTGCAGCAGTGCAGTTCTCAGATCATTCTGGACAACTTGCCCCAGACAAAACGGTATACGCAGAGGACATTTATATCGTACCTAAGGCCAATGGAGAAGTATGGATTGGTGCGACCGTTTTACAGGGGAATCTGATCTACATGTTTCAGCTGCCGGGTTACAAAAACTGCTTGAACGTGCTGCCAGCTGGGTACCTGGCATTGCAGAAGCTCAGTTTGTACGGGCATGGGCCGGAGTAA
- a CDS encoding response regulator transcription factor — translation MKEVLLNNSYTVAELGWQQLQQEQDTQLDSIRMIILLRDADSGKELLEGIEYLARKSKPIPIVVLTYQASDEEVVRWLDLGANDVIVEPVHWNVLLARIRNLLRLFVSVGQMDEEVIVVHDLKVNLRSRRVSRAGEYLMLTPKEYELLEYLARHVNEACTRSMILSEVWGYEFAMDTNVVDVYIKHLRVKVDKGRSEKLIHTVRGIGYMLHI, via the coding sequence ATGAAAGAAGTACTCCTGAATAATTCATATACCGTTGCAGAGCTTGGTTGGCAACAATTGCAGCAAGAGCAAGATACCCAACTGGATTCAATCCGTATGATCATTCTCTTGCGCGATGCGGATTCTGGGAAAGAACTATTGGAAGGCATTGAGTATCTAGCTCGAAAGAGTAAGCCTATTCCTATAGTGGTACTCACTTACCAGGCTTCGGATGAAGAAGTTGTGCGCTGGCTCGATCTTGGGGCGAATGATGTAATTGTAGAACCTGTTCACTGGAATGTCCTACTGGCACGCATTCGTAATTTGTTAAGGTTATTTGTGAGTGTTGGCCAGATGGATGAAGAGGTCATAGTAGTACATGATCTAAAAGTGAATTTGCGGTCTCGGCGGGTGAGCCGTGCAGGGGAATATTTGATGTTAACACCTAAAGAGTACGAATTGTTGGAGTATTTGGCTCGTCATGTTAATGAGGCTTGTACGCGTAGCATGATTTTAAGTGAAGTATGGGGATACGAATTTGCAATGGATACGAATGTAGTGGACGTATATATTAAACATCTTCGCGTAAAAGTGGACAAAGGCAGATCCGAGAAATTGATTCATACCGTACGTGGAATAGGTTACATGCTTCACATCTGA
- a CDS encoding NAD(P)/FAD-dependent oxidoreductase, with amino-acid sequence MLERAASWVPGIAEAQFVRAWAGVRPSTPDGLPYLGACESMPGLYAAFGHHRNGILLSAVTGSLLADFIGGKSSEELNVQGCRPERFNKRGSCIEYYRQWSTDGDRRPLEPCR; translated from the coding sequence CTGCTTGAACGTGCTGCCAGCTGGGTACCTGGCATTGCAGAAGCTCAGTTTGTACGGGCATGGGCCGGAGTAAGGCCTTCAACACCCGATGGATTACCATACCTCGGCGCATGTGAGAGCATGCCTGGTTTATATGCAGCCTTTGGACATCATCGCAATGGAATCCTGTTAAGTGCTGTAACGGGTAGCCTACTAGCAGATTTTATTGGAGGTAAATCTTCAGAGGAGCTGAATGTGCAAGGTTGTCGTCCAGAACGCTTCAATAAAAGGGGATCCTGCATTGAATATTATCGTCAATGGTCAACGGATGGAGATAGAAGACCGCTTGAACCGTGTAGATAA
- a CDS encoding SAF domain-containing protein, whose product MSKLRKQSRQLIYASLTGAGVVGLLFGGYVIYNMKTMSDTRTQMESHYLSAYEQKEAELLQQWNSGAQGWVTVRDVEAGEKIMSEDIKLIAVPDAQAPRNLWSSTKQMNGQVAKIELKKGTAITTEMVYEDTPAPPDLRNRELQVVLLPSSLAKGDNIDIRIQFPTGQDYILLSKKKVERLNAATLWITMTEEEILTLSSAIVDAYLHKASIYALTYVEPQFQTAAIPTYPANSEVLKLLESDPNIVRRAEQELSRQVRNSLESSLAASMTAPSQGVEQDVAQSSVSYNSRPGTNSTANDVIWNDGSGSVGNDNSSNSSTNNNYTSGVTEYDEQKSLLTGGE is encoded by the coding sequence TTGTCTAAATTAAGAAAGCAAAGTCGTCAACTCATCTATGCCAGTCTTACTGGAGCCGGTGTGGTAGGTTTGTTGTTCGGGGGATACGTAATCTACAACATGAAGACGATGAGTGACACGAGGACTCAGATGGAGTCCCATTATTTATCCGCTTATGAACAAAAGGAAGCTGAATTATTACAGCAATGGAATTCTGGGGCACAGGGATGGGTGACGGTCCGTGATGTGGAGGCCGGAGAGAAAATTATGTCTGAGGACATTAAGCTCATTGCCGTTCCTGATGCACAGGCTCCACGTAACTTGTGGTCTAGTACAAAGCAGATGAATGGTCAGGTTGCCAAAATAGAACTGAAAAAAGGAACAGCCATTACAACGGAAATGGTGTATGAGGATACACCGGCACCTCCCGACTTGAGAAACCGTGAACTGCAAGTTGTTCTCTTACCTTCATCACTGGCTAAAGGAGATAATATTGATATCCGGATCCAGTTTCCGACAGGTCAGGATTACATCCTATTATCCAAGAAAAAAGTAGAGCGTCTAAATGCAGCAACGTTATGGATCACGATGACAGAAGAGGAGATATTGACCTTGTCTAGTGCAATCGTGGATGCCTATTTACATAAAGCTTCAATATACGCACTGACGTATGTCGAACCTCAGTTCCAGACAGCAGCAATCCCAACGTATCCCGCCAATAGTGAGGTGTTGAAGTTATTAGAAAGTGATCCGAATATTGTTCGTCGAGCCGAACAGGAGTTATCAAGACAGGTTAGGAATTCGCTAGAGAGCTCTCTAGCAGCTTCGATGACAGCACCTTCGCAAGGTGTTGAACAGGATGTAGCTCAGTCATCAGTCTCTTATAACAGTAGACCGGGAACCAACAGTACGGCTAATGATGTCATCTGGAATGATGGATCAGGTAGTGTAGGGAATGACAATTCGTCGAACTCGTCCACAAACAATAATTATACTTCTGGTGTAACAGAGTACGATGAGCAGAAGAGCCTGCTGACAGGCGGAGAATAA
- a CDS encoding thiamine phosphate synthase, whose protein sequence is MGQGEGLAGVHWGQEDFSKSALSISDIRKRIRIGVSVHSVAEAKAAEQRGVDYVFFGHIYDSNSKPDIQPRGLKQLAEVCTNVTIPVIAIGGIGLSTFVTFAELEQEALLSYHISGRVRIQSMRFVY, encoded by the coding sequence GTGGGTCAAGGTGAAGGGTTGGCAGGTGTGCATTGGGGTCAGGAAGATTTCTCTAAAAGCGCGTTATCTATTAGTGACATTCGAAAACGGATTCGCATCGGTGTATCCGTTCATTCTGTAGCTGAAGCCAAGGCTGCTGAGCAACGGGGTGTAGACTATGTTTTTTTCGGTCATATCTATGACTCCAATAGCAAACCAGATATTCAGCCTAGAGGGCTGAAGCAGCTAGCTGAAGTGTGCACTAATGTAACTATTCCAGTAATTGCAATCGGTGGCATTGGGTTGAGCACGTTCGTGACCTTCGCAGAGCTGGAGCAAGAGGCATTGCTGTCATATCACATATCTGGGCGAGTGAGAATCCAAAGCATGCGATTCGTGTACTAA
- a CDS encoding ThiF family adenylyltransferase: MMNETCSPDQGDRYSRQERYAPLGKEGQRKLSNGKVLIVGAGALGTGIAETLVRSGVGHVTIVDRDYVEWSNLQRQQLYIEQDALERMPKAIAAQKHLRAINSTVTVEGIVMDVRADELETLIPHVDLIMDATDNFDTRLLINDMCQKYRIPWIYGGCVGSYGITYTFVPGETPCLNCLLGEVPLGGDTCDTSGIIPQAVQMVTANQTAEALKWLSGHPEALRRKLLSFDLWRNEYISINVDGAKKQQCASCGETATYPYLSASNLEKTDVLCGRDTVQIRTARPTKLDLERTAERLRGLNEGQVEANPFLVSFTTGAQRMVIFQDGRILVHGTKDTAEARTLVHRYFG; encoded by the coding sequence ATGATGAATGAGACGTGTTCACCTGACCAAGGAGATCGATACTCCAGACAAGAGCGTTATGCTCCCCTTGGCAAGGAAGGACAGCGCAAACTAAGTAACGGTAAAGTTTTGATCGTTGGTGCAGGTGCACTCGGCACTGGAATTGCGGAGACACTGGTACGTTCTGGTGTAGGGCATGTCACGATTGTAGATCGGGACTATGTAGAGTGGAGTAACCTGCAACGACAGCAATTATATATTGAACAGGATGCATTGGAGAGAATGCCCAAAGCGATTGCGGCACAAAAACATCTCAGAGCGATTAATTCAACTGTTACAGTTGAGGGAATCGTGATGGATGTAAGGGCAGATGAGCTAGAGACTCTGATCCCACATGTTGATCTAATTATGGATGCAACAGATAATTTTGATACCAGATTATTGATCAATGATATGTGCCAGAAATATCGTATCCCGTGGATCTATGGCGGATGTGTCGGCAGTTATGGGATTACGTATACATTTGTACCAGGTGAGACACCTTGTTTGAATTGTCTGCTAGGAGAGGTTCCGCTTGGTGGCGATACTTGTGATACTTCTGGAATTATTCCTCAGGCTGTCCAGATGGTAACAGCGAATCAGACAGCCGAAGCGCTGAAATGGTTAAGTGGTCATCCAGAGGCATTAAGACGAAAGTTATTATCCTTTGATCTATGGCGTAATGAATATATTTCGATTAACGTGGATGGTGCCAAAAAGCAGCAATGTGCTTCCTGTGGCGAAACAGCTACATATCCATATCTCTCTGCTTCGAATTTGGAGAAGACGGACGTATTATGCGGCAGAGATACAGTACAGATTCGCACTGCACGCCCAACGAAACTTGATCTAGAGCGTACAGCTGAGCGTTTACGTGGACTTAATGAAGGTCAAGTTGAGGCCAATCCCTTCCTAGTTTCGTTCACAACGGGAGCACAACGCATGGTTATTTTCCAGGACGGGCGTATTCTTGTGCATGGAACGAAAGATACGGCAGAAGCACGAACACTTGTACATCGTTACTTTGGCTAA
- a CDS encoding SAM-dependent methyltransferase has protein sequence MSTQSSWGEGNFSRFICTANHGFAPYAQEELRRAFGAVKSTVVVPGEILLAGLPVAEEEVSKKLLEESPTFLRHIQPVQFQESTENAEQAVDKFVAFVLNRSELTGERVVLQVRKTESAFWEENAASLKQLLSDKLEELNCEWVIRDADFVISVFVSNDTLYAGISKPEQNLSDWSGGAIRFQKEEGQISRAKFKLLEAEQTFGIDFTSFHKALDIGAAPGGWTSFLLERGLEVTAVDPAKMDATLLQSPRLTFLKKNAGDVRFRDGEFDLLVCDMSWSPKLMSRLVSDLLYSLQSGGTAVVTVKLLHKKPLALIKEVIDTFERSRMQIQRSKQLFHNREEITLYMIKY, from the coding sequence TTGAGTACACAGTCGTCTTGGGGAGAAGGAAACTTTTCCCGATTTATATGCACTGCCAATCATGGATTTGCTCCATATGCTCAGGAGGAGCTGCGCCGTGCTTTTGGTGCAGTTAAGAGCACAGTCGTTGTACCAGGTGAAATTTTGCTGGCGGGTCTGCCTGTCGCTGAAGAAGAAGTTTCGAAGAAACTACTAGAGGAGTCCCCTACGTTTTTGCGGCATATTCAACCTGTTCAATTCCAGGAAAGTACAGAGAATGCAGAGCAGGCAGTAGATAAGTTCGTTGCTTTTGTACTGAATCGATCCGAATTGACGGGTGAGCGTGTTGTATTGCAGGTTCGCAAAACAGAGTCAGCCTTCTGGGAGGAAAATGCTGCTTCGTTGAAGCAACTGTTAAGCGATAAGCTGGAAGAGCTCAACTGCGAATGGGTAATTCGCGATGCGGATTTTGTTATTTCTGTGTTTGTTTCAAATGACACGTTATATGCTGGAATTTCTAAGCCTGAACAGAATCTCTCTGATTGGAGTGGCGGAGCGATCCGCTTCCAGAAAGAAGAAGGGCAGATCTCCCGTGCGAAGTTTAAGCTACTTGAAGCAGAGCAGACGTTTGGAATCGACTTTACATCCTTCCATAAAGCGTTGGATATTGGAGCAGCACCTGGTGGTTGGACGTCTTTCTTGTTGGAGCGTGGGTTAGAAGTAACCGCTGTTGACCCTGCCAAAATGGATGCAACCTTGCTGCAGTCACCTCGATTGACATTTTTGAAGAAGAATGCAGGGGATGTTCGTTTCCGTGATGGAGAATTTGACTTGCTTGTATGTGATATGAGTTGGAGTCCCAAGTTGATGAGCCGGCTCGTATCTGATCTTCTGTATAGTCTACAATCCGGCGGAACTGCTGTTGTTACAGTGAAGTTACTGCATAAGAAGCCACTTGCTCTCATTAAGGAAGTTATAGATACGTTTGAGCGCTCACGTATGCAGATTCAACGCTCCAAACAGTTGTTCCACAATCGGGAAGAGATTACACTTTACATGATTAAGTATTAA
- a CDS encoding ABC transporter ATP-binding protein, producing the protein MIKMQHVSLKREDLQILDNVDLHIQEGEHWVILGRNGSGKTTLLEMMNGYMFPSHGRIEVLGNLYGQCDVREVRKEIGYISQTLIEKLTPRDPVWEVVATGAYAFLRFYQTIPDEVKEKALKLLDEMGFAKLANHALGTLSQGERKKVMLARSLMADPKLLIMDEPCAGLDLYEREKMLAEIDRLRKRNITVVYVTHHVEEIVPLFTHVALIRDGRIAAAGPKHDVLTEETIKHTYDIPVEIQWDAGRPWIHVRSGG; encoded by the coding sequence ATAATCAAGATGCAGCATGTCTCACTTAAACGGGAAGATCTTCAGATTCTTGATAACGTAGATCTACATATCCAAGAAGGTGAGCATTGGGTCATTCTAGGTCGAAATGGCTCTGGCAAGACAACGCTGCTTGAAATGATGAATGGATATATGTTCCCGAGTCATGGACGAATAGAAGTGCTCGGTAATCTATACGGACAATGTGATGTTAGAGAAGTGCGTAAGGAAATAGGTTATATCAGTCAAACTTTGATTGAAAAGCTCACGCCGCGAGATCCAGTATGGGAAGTCGTGGCTACAGGTGCGTATGCATTTTTACGTTTTTATCAGACCATTCCAGATGAAGTCAAAGAGAAAGCGCTGAAACTTCTTGATGAGATGGGATTTGCTAAACTAGCCAATCATGCACTGGGAACACTCTCACAGGGAGAACGAAAAAAAGTCATGCTGGCGCGATCCTTAATGGCAGATCCCAAATTACTTATTATGGACGAGCCCTGCGCAGGCTTGGATCTCTACGAAAGAGAGAAAATGCTGGCAGAGATTGATCGTCTACGCAAGCGTAATATAACGGTCGTGTATGTGACCCATCATGTCGAAGAAATCGTACCCTTGTTTACACATGTGGCATTGATTCGTGATGGCCGTATCGCTGCAGCGGGGCCTAAACACGATGTATTAACAGAAGAAACAATTAAGCATACGTACGATATTCCGGTCGAGATCCAGTGGGATGCTGGACGTCCTTGGATACACGTACGTTCTGGAGGGTAA
- a CDS encoding ATPase, T2SS/T4P/T4SS family — translation MFWNIIGIGLIIVAGLGYVGFRYRAYHREQRTDVTEAGSFTIESLTEKVKNSLHELSHGQLADAGLHEEEYRRRINQRAEMRKALKGCVSGNISDKTYVKNLISDLLTRSIGLNKSNVDEVIPFAEPELLTSQDQFEIVFYLYQQQFGIDALSRLIDTYDLGKLRMEEGIQDGGGFYISEEDIQYVFECEYRELGFREKTDIIVQRIYQHYKGFSVVDEIRDQRIDGVSGGVSGMLDALQDVRLRQPSSWNDLLEGGLEDPQTEAPLNGMQSVWIFYKGKSIHLAFLSFGSIRELKRVCQNIYKYNYPGQLSEANGYKVNEMKDGSRVVVVRPPFAESWAFFVRKFDIPNASLEQLITGTNAELPITILQYLMKGSRITAVTGAQGSGKTTLLMAMVKHIYASYTLRVQEMAFELQLRRIYSRRNILSFRETEHISGQQGLDLQKKTDGTVNILGEVASDEVAAWMIQMSQVASLFTLFTHHAKTFRDLVFSLRNSLLKTGMFQHEHIAEEQVVSVINFDVHMKKDAEGRRYIERITECLPRAEQSDSVEERNGFTFRNVVEYQNGGYVVTAPISDGSIMDMRDQMTLQDAAEFDRFIAQYWGDHYDH, via the coding sequence ATGTTCTGGAACATAATCGGTATAGGTTTAATTATCGTTGCGGGTCTTGGTTATGTAGGGTTCAGATACCGGGCGTATCATCGAGAACAACGTACAGATGTGACTGAAGCGGGCAGCTTCACGATCGAAAGTTTAACCGAAAAGGTGAAAAACTCACTTCATGAACTAAGCCATGGTCAGCTTGCTGACGCTGGATTGCATGAAGAGGAGTATCGGAGAAGGATCAATCAACGAGCTGAAATGCGGAAGGCACTGAAAGGGTGTGTCTCCGGTAATATCAGTGACAAAACTTATGTTAAAAATCTAATAAGTGATCTGTTAACACGAAGCATAGGGCTGAATAAGTCGAATGTGGATGAGGTCATTCCTTTTGCAGAACCTGAACTTCTAACAAGTCAGGATCAATTCGAAATTGTATTTTATCTCTACCAGCAGCAATTCGGCATCGATGCGTTATCCCGTCTGATTGATACGTATGATCTGGGTAAACTGCGAATGGAAGAAGGCATCCAGGATGGGGGAGGATTTTATATCTCTGAGGAAGATATTCAATATGTGTTTGAATGCGAGTATCGGGAGCTTGGATTCAGAGAGAAAACAGATATCATTGTGCAACGTATCTACCAACACTACAAAGGATTCTCGGTTGTAGATGAAATTCGAGATCAACGTATTGACGGCGTGAGTGGTGGAGTTAGTGGCATGCTTGATGCGCTGCAGGATGTACGACTTCGCCAGCCTAGTTCGTGGAATGATTTGTTGGAAGGCGGGCTTGAAGATCCTCAGACGGAAGCTCCATTGAACGGTATGCAAAGTGTGTGGATTTTCTATAAAGGGAAGTCGATTCATCTAGCCTTTCTGTCCTTTGGCAGCATCCGTGAACTGAAAAGGGTATGTCAAAATATTTATAAATATAATTATCCGGGTCAGCTATCTGAGGCAAATGGTTACAAGGTGAACGAAATGAAGGATGGTTCTCGTGTCGTCGTGGTACGTCCGCCATTTGCAGAGTCATGGGCATTCTTTGTAAGGAAATTTGATATTCCTAATGCCTCGCTGGAACAACTGATCACAGGTACGAATGCAGAGCTTCCTATAACTATACTGCAGTATCTGATGAAAGGAAGCCGAATTACTGCAGTGACCGGAGCACAGGGTTCGGGTAAAACAACCTTGTTGATGGCTATGGTGAAACATATCTATGCATCATATACGTTGCGTGTACAGGAAATGGCGTTTGAATTGCAGCTTAGACGGATCTATAGCCGCCGTAACATTTTGAGTTTCCGTGAAACTGAGCATATTTCAGGTCAACAAGGGCTCGATCTACAGAAAAAAACGGATGGTACAGTCAACATATTAGGTGAGGTTGCCAGTGATGAGGTTGCTGCATGGATGATTCAGATGTCGCAGGTAGCCAGTTTGTTCACGTTGTTTACGCATCATGCTAAGACATTTCGCGATCTGGTGTTTTCACTTCGAAATTCACTGCTCAAAACAGGGATGTTTCAACATGAGCATATTGCTGAGGAACAGGTAGTAAGTGTCATTAATTTTGATGTACATATGAAAAAGGATGCCGAGGGACGACGATATATAGAACGAATTACGGAGTGTTTGCCTCGGGCAGAGCAGAGCGATAGCGTTGAAGAACGCAATGGATTTACGTTTCGAAATGTCGTGGAGTATCAAAATGGCGGCTATGTCGTAACAGCTCCCATTTCGGACGGAAGCATTATGGATATGCGAGATCAGATGACGTTACAGGATGCTGCGGAATTCGACCGATTTATCGCACAATATTGGGGTGACCACTATGACCATTAA
- a CDS encoding serine/threonine-protein kinase → MRHPARLEHGSLLGGRYRIVSVLGIGGMSHVYKAEDLKLPGKFWAIKESITSVSYEGSMEAEAALLTSLRHPRLPQIVDFFVPDEEGYTYLVMEYIEGETLSEYFKKCKGKIPMEQLTEFILQLLDVLSYLHGLNPAVIYRDLKPSNIMIISDDEVKLIDFGIARSYKSNHVEDTVKLGTAGFAAPEQYGSGQTDARSDLYGLGALMLYLMTSGAYTEWIQGVESAIRSDVPRTYIPVVRRLLRLSPDERFQSAEEVRKELLRRPGIATTGEKQR, encoded by the coding sequence ATGAGACATCCGGCCAGACTGGAGCATGGAAGCCTGCTGGGCGGAAGATACCGAATCGTGTCTGTTTTGGGTATAGGCGGGATGAGTCATGTATATAAGGCTGAAGACTTGAAGTTGCCAGGTAAGTTCTGGGCGATTAAAGAGAGCATAACAAGCGTGTCCTATGAAGGAAGTATGGAGGCTGAAGCGGCGCTGTTAACGTCTCTTCGTCACCCTAGACTTCCGCAAATTGTTGATTTTTTCGTTCCGGATGAAGAGGGATATACGTATCTGGTCATGGAATACATCGAGGGTGAGACGCTTAGTGAGTACTTTAAGAAGTGCAAAGGCAAAATCCCGATGGAACAATTGACTGAATTCATATTACAGCTTCTGGATGTGTTGAGTTATCTACATGGACTGAATCCGGCTGTAATTTATCGGGATCTGAAACCATCGAACATTATGATCATCTCGGATGATGAGGTAAAGCTGATTGACTTTGGCATTGCGCGGAGCTATAAGTCTAACCATGTAGAGGATACCGTCAAGCTAGGAACGGCTGGTTTTGCTGCTCCTGAACAATACGGATCAGGTCAGACGGATGCCCGCTCAGATTTATATGGTTTAGGAGCATTAATGTTATATTTAATGACTTCTGGTGCATATACAGAGTGGATTCAAGGCGTTGAAAGTGCGATTCGGAGCGATGTTCCTCGTACATATATCCCTGTCGTGAGGCGATTGCTTAGGCTGAGCCCGGATGAACGATTTCAGTCTGCGGAGGAAGTGCGTAAAGAGTTACTTCGTAGACCCGGAATAGCAACTACGGGGGAGAAACAACGCTGA
- a CDS encoding ParA family protein, with translation MSIISFWSPFAGTGTTSNALISAYAMALHYRTRILLVNTGATGSSVEAALPPTEIEDADSLFRFEEGGWDAIERLYISGSLNKHNLRDYTKPLLKERLDLLTGRINRMERSPKEYRETLKTLLQVANEYYDLVLMDAGSSAVNESLLLEQADYVVVNLSQNMRELEVFLNIFCRIT, from the coding sequence ATGAGTATCATTTCGTTTTGGAGCCCTTTTGCGGGCACTGGCACGACTTCAAATGCTTTAATAAGTGCGTATGCTATGGCACTCCACTATAGAACAAGAATATTGTTAGTTAACACAGGCGCGACTGGAAGCAGCGTTGAAGCTGCACTTCCACCAACTGAGATTGAGGATGCTGATTCACTATTTAGGTTTGAGGAAGGGGGTTGGGATGCAATTGAACGTTTGTACATCAGCGGTAGTCTGAATAAGCATAATCTGCGTGATTATACTAAGCCCTTGCTTAAGGAGCGTTTGGATCTCTTAACCGGTAGAATTAATCGGATGGAAAGGTCGCCTAAGGAGTACAGGGAAACGTTAAAGACCCTACTTCAGGTTGCAAATGAATATTATGATCTGGTGCTCATGGACGCGGGTAGCTCAGCTGTGAACGAATCTTTATTGCTGGAGCAAGCCGACTATGTTGTGGTGAATCTATCTCAGAATATGAGAGAGTTAGAGGTGTTTTTGAACATATTTTGCCGAATTACTTGA
- a CDS encoding ParA family protein: MQTWIFAGLCEKNDLLLYLSKILAASGKRVLLVDGTLQQKYGYWTGEVQHSLRITEFEGFDIASHFVTSNAVESHLEANGEKVDSYDYIIYDIETSHFASRDLWLTADIRVWVSNYERYNLERGKLWLKQLLEEQSLPAELSFQRILINAVDCKLEERYLWAYLDGSPFVWTGDALLLPWDELTAAVKLENEHHRRVLLAPLSRNYKKSLCRLVEQLTGWESVLSRRTMKEAERMRA; encoded by the coding sequence TTGCAAACATGGATATTCGCAGGACTATGCGAGAAAAACGACTTGTTATTGTATTTATCTAAAATTTTGGCTGCTTCAGGAAAGCGTGTCTTGCTAGTGGACGGGACATTGCAGCAAAAGTATGGCTACTGGACAGGGGAAGTCCAGCATTCATTACGAATTACCGAGTTCGAAGGATTCGATATCGCTAGTCATTTTGTAACATCTAATGCAGTCGAGAGCCATCTTGAAGCAAATGGAGAGAAGGTGGATTCGTATGATTACATTATTTATGATATCGAAACCTCTCATTTTGCATCCAGAGATCTGTGGTTAACTGCTGACATCCGTGTCTGGGTGAGCAACTACGAACGATACAATCTGGAACGGGGCAAGTTGTGGTTAAAGCAGCTTCTTGAGGAGCAGTCTTTGCCAGCAGAGCTTTCATTTCAACGTATTTTAATCAATGCGGTTGACTGTAAGCTTGAAGAACGCTATTTATGGGCGTATCTGGACGGAAGTCCGTTTGTCTGGACAGGGGATGCGTTACTTCTTCCTTGGGATGAATTGACGGCAGCAGTGAAATTAGAGAACGAACATCATCGCCGGGTGTTACTTGCGCCATTATCGAGAAATTACAAGAAATCATTATGCCGACTGGTAGAGCAGCTGACGGGTTGGGAAAGTGTCCTTAGCCGTCGGACGATGAAGGAAGCGGAAAGGATGAGGGCATGA